In one Ornithinimicrobium pratense genomic region, the following are encoded:
- a CDS encoding dynamin family protein: MTDTDPAELVAAVERLRDSAQRLRLPLALDGAEPARTARRELVQQLDDYVLPRLRSLEAPLLAVVGGSTGSGKSTLVNSLVGQEVTRPGIIRPTTRASVLVHTEQDTRWFTGKRVLPDLARVVDEDGAVDDPGSVRLVGTHALPPGLALLDAPDIDSVVQANRQLSRQLLAAADLWLFVTTAARYADAVPWDLLREASERGTSVAVVLNRVPPEALQEVRVHLATMLRDQGLGKAPIFAVPEVDLEDGRIPERQVQRLSGWLHSLAGDARARALVVRRTLSGALGSLGGRAREIAWAGREQLAAHSQLHEAPRAAYADALRNVGEGVQDGSLLRGEVLARWQELVGTGEFLRSVEAGVGRVRDRVTAFFTGREVSSEPLEEALQTGAAALVTSHGQVAASTAARAWKRSPAGEPLVREHPELGKATPGYPEQVERLIRDWQRDILEMVREEAGGRRSTARYLAFGVNGLAVLLMIVVFSATSFIPTGAEVAIAGGSAVLAQRLLEAVFGDQAVREMSRKARTALLTRVEELYEQERARFDAVLEEVPVPEQVIRELDEAAAAVEAAR; this comes from the coding sequence GTGACCGACACCGACCCCGCCGAGCTGGTCGCCGCTGTCGAGCGGCTCCGGGACTCGGCGCAGCGGCTGCGCCTGCCGCTTGCGCTGGACGGCGCCGAGCCGGCCCGTACCGCCCGTCGTGAGCTGGTCCAGCAGCTGGACGACTACGTGCTCCCCCGGCTGAGGTCCCTCGAGGCCCCGCTGCTGGCCGTCGTCGGGGGCTCCACCGGCAGCGGCAAGTCGACCCTGGTGAACTCGCTGGTCGGTCAAGAGGTCACCCGTCCGGGGATCATCCGGCCGACGACCCGCGCCTCGGTCCTGGTCCACACCGAGCAGGACACCCGGTGGTTCACCGGCAAGCGGGTGCTGCCTGACCTGGCCCGCGTGGTCGACGAGGACGGCGCTGTGGATGACCCAGGCTCGGTGCGGCTGGTCGGCACGCACGCGCTCCCGCCCGGACTGGCGCTGCTGGACGCCCCCGACATCGACTCCGTCGTCCAGGCCAACCGCCAGCTGTCCAGACAGCTGCTGGCCGCGGCCGACCTGTGGCTGTTCGTCACGACGGCCGCCCGGTATGCCGACGCCGTCCCCTGGGATCTGCTGCGTGAGGCCTCCGAACGCGGCACCTCGGTGGCCGTCGTGCTCAACCGGGTGCCCCCCGAGGCCCTGCAGGAGGTCAGGGTGCACCTGGCCACCATGCTGCGCGACCAGGGGCTCGGCAAGGCCCCGATCTTCGCCGTCCCCGAGGTCGACCTGGAGGACGGCCGCATACCGGAGCGGCAGGTGCAGCGGCTCAGCGGCTGGCTGCACTCGCTGGCCGGCGATGCCCGGGCCCGGGCACTGGTCGTCCGCCGCACCCTGAGCGGGGCGCTGGGCTCCCTGGGTGGACGAGCACGAGAGATCGCCTGGGCGGGGCGTGAGCAGCTGGCCGCCCACAGTCAACTGCACGAGGCGCCGAGGGCCGCCTACGCCGACGCGCTGCGCAACGTCGGCGAAGGTGTTCAGGACGGTTCGTTGCTGCGTGGGGAGGTGCTCGCCCGCTGGCAGGAACTGGTCGGGACTGGAGAGTTCCTGCGTTCGGTCGAGGCCGGCGTCGGACGGGTTCGTGACCGCGTCACCGCCTTCTTCACCGGCAGGGAGGTCAGCTCTGAACCCCTTGAGGAGGCGCTGCAGACCGGAGCCGCGGCGCTGGTCACCTCGCACGGCCAGGTCGCCGCCAGCACGGCGGCGCGGGCCTGGAAGCGCAGCCCTGCCGGGGAACCGCTGGTGCGCGAGCACCCCGAGCTGGGCAAGGCCACCCCCGGTTACCCCGAGCAGGTGGAGCGGCTCATCCGCGACTGGCAGCGCGACATTCTGGAGATGGTGCGCGAGGAGGCGGGGGGCCGCCGCTCCACCGCGCGCTACCTGGCCTTTGGGGTCAACGGGCTGGCCGTGCTGCTGATGATCGTGGTCTTCAGCGCCACCAGCTTTATCCCGACCGGAGCGGAGGTCGCCATCGCCGGCGGCTCGGCCGTCCTGGCCCAGCGCCTGCTCGAGGCCGTCTTCGGCGATCAGGCGGTCCGGGAGATGTCCCGCAAGGCGCGCACCGCCCTGCTGACCCGGGTGGAGGAGCTCTACGAGCAGGAGAGGGCCCGCTTCGACGCGGTCCTGGAGGAGGTGCCCGTGCCCGAGCAGGTCATCCGCGAGCTGGACGAGGCCGCGGCCGCGGTGGAGGCAGCCCGATGA
- a CDS encoding ArsR/SmtB family transcription factor: MESGRWDELERRVAALEAAAGRPAGPGEKDPTAPATFWALEGLRPQAQGSGAVVYAGTFRSEAGEVDWQYAHHVDDLLGAPDAVAGVDEGADRGDLAQVAARLAALGHPARLAILAAVLRGHDRTADLAELLNLGTSGQVYHHVKALTTAGWLRPAARGQVAVPAERVIPLLVAMGVSS; this comes from the coding sequence ATGGAGAGTGGGCGCTGGGACGAGCTGGAGCGTCGGGTCGCTGCCTTGGAGGCCGCGGCGGGGCGACCGGCTGGGCCGGGCGAGAAGGACCCCACGGCCCCGGCAACGTTCTGGGCGTTGGAGGGGCTGCGGCCCCAGGCGCAAGGCAGCGGCGCCGTGGTCTACGCCGGCACCTTCCGGTCCGAGGCCGGCGAGGTGGACTGGCAGTACGCCCACCACGTGGACGACCTACTGGGAGCACCAGACGCCGTCGCAGGAGTTGACGAGGGTGCCGATCGTGGCGACCTGGCCCAGGTCGCCGCGCGGCTGGCGGCGCTCGGACACCCGGCCCGCCTGGCCATCCTGGCCGCGGTCCTTCGGGGTCACGACCGCACCGCCGACCTGGCCGAGCTGCTCAACCTGGGCACGAGCGGGCAGGTCTACCACCACGTCAAGGCGCTCACGACGGCCGGCTGGCTGCGTCCGGCCGCGCGGGGGCAAGTCGCGGTGCCGGCCGAGCGTGTCATACCCCTCCTGGTCGCGATGGGGGTGAGCTCATGA
- a CDS encoding serine hydrolase domain-containing protein, with the protein MTTRPYSQRGRALAVVIGSLLALALGLVLRPTAHSLQEEEHGDTELAASVRELTGGRPSAVAVGVVRDGQIRTASIGAPLHGTYEIGSITKGITGMLYVDAVERGEVEPDTTLGEVFGLGDAAAADVTLEQLSQHASGLPRLAGGLGMMARAAVASVLARDPYSLSTEDNIARLNTVGADGAAPLYSNYGFAVLGHALAAQAGTRYDVLVAERVSGPLGLDSFTIPTSAADLAEHAVQGRDASGRRQQAWTGLGDAPAGAIRADIGDMTELARALLTGTAPGSAALEPAAEFDEHQIGAGWFTSEQEGLTYTWHDGGTGGFRTWLGMDRASGTAVVVLAATSEPMGEVGLQLLTEQVP; encoded by the coding sequence ATGACTACGAGGCCATACAGCCAGCGAGGGCGGGCCCTCGCTGTCGTGATCGGGTCCCTGCTCGCCCTCGCGCTCGGCCTCGTGCTGCGGCCGACCGCGCACTCCCTGCAGGAGGAGGAACACGGCGACACCGAGCTGGCGGCGAGCGTCCGCGAACTCACCGGCGGCCGACCGAGCGCGGTGGCCGTCGGTGTGGTCCGAGACGGCCAGATCCGGACGGCCAGCATCGGTGCCCCGCTCCATGGCACCTACGAGATCGGCTCGATCACCAAGGGGATCACCGGGATGCTCTACGTCGACGCCGTCGAGCGCGGAGAGGTCGAGCCGGACACGACCCTCGGGGAGGTCTTCGGGCTGGGTGACGCCGCCGCGGCTGACGTCACCCTTGAGCAGCTGAGCCAGCACGCCTCGGGCCTGCCCCGGCTCGCCGGCGGGCTGGGCATGATGGCGCGGGCTGCCGTGGCGAGCGTCCTGGCCAGGGACCCCTACAGCCTGTCGACCGAGGACAATATCGCCCGGTTGAACACCGTCGGCGCCGACGGGGCGGCGCCGCTGTACTCCAACTACGGTTTCGCGGTGCTCGGGCACGCGCTCGCCGCGCAGGCCGGGACCCGGTATGACGTGCTGGTCGCCGAGCGGGTGTCCGGCCCGTTGGGGTTGGACAGCTTCACGATCCCCACCTCGGCGGCCGACCTGGCCGAGCATGCCGTGCAGGGGAGGGACGCCTCCGGGCGCCGCCAGCAGGCCTGGACCGGGCTGGGCGACGCGCCTGCCGGCGCCATCCGTGCCGACATTGGCGACATGACCGAGCTGGCCCGGGCGCTGCTCACCGGCACGGCCCCCGGCAGCGCCGCGCTCGAGCCGGCCGCCGAGTTCGACGAGCACCAGATCGGTGCGGGTTGGTTCACCAGCGAGCAGGAGGGCCTGACCTACACCTGGCATGACGGCGGGACCGGCGGCTTCCGGACCTGGCTGGGGATGGACCGGGCATCGGGCACCGCGGTCGTGGTGCTGGCAGCCACCAGCGAGCCGATGGGCGAGGTCGGGCTGCAGCTGCTCACGGAGCAGGTCCCGTGA
- a CDS encoding single-stranded DNA-binding protein, translated as MAQTMLTISGRVAQEPRIRHGKTTGAPFCVVSVAVNNDRFDKEQEKWVNIDTTFYELICFGGLGANVVASLKVGDPVVALGRFKVSVWEGETQRSQTPTLTCEHLGPDLRFGTASLVRGQAGYGQDRVDQEVDFREIAAEREAAVTNRPTPPQVGEHEVDGREVDDRGVDDRADAHHDGPAADEDGVVSEEDAENFYARSA; from the coding sequence ATGGCCCAGACCATGCTGACCATCAGCGGCCGCGTCGCGCAGGAACCCAGGATCAGACACGGCAAGACCACCGGCGCGCCGTTCTGCGTCGTCTCGGTCGCGGTCAACAACGACCGCTTCGACAAGGAGCAGGAGAAGTGGGTCAACATCGACACCACCTTCTACGAGCTCATCTGTTTCGGCGGATTGGGCGCCAACGTGGTCGCCTCGCTCAAGGTAGGTGATCCGGTCGTCGCCCTCGGGCGGTTCAAGGTGAGCGTCTGGGAGGGCGAGACCCAACGCTCCCAGACCCCCACGCTCACCTGTGAACACCTCGGTCCGGACCTGAGGTTCGGCACCGCGTCCCTGGTCCGGGGGCAGGCTGGCTATGGCCAGGACCGGGTGGACCAGGAGGTCGACTTCAGGGAGATCGCGGCGGAGCGGGAAGCCGCCGTCACCAACCGGCCGACGCCGCCGCAGGTGGGCGAGCACGAGGTGGACGGCCGCGAGGTGGACGACCGCGGGGTGGACGACCGCGCGGACGCCCACCATGACGGGCCGGCCGCCGACGAGGACGGCGTCGTGAGCGAGGAGGACGCTGAGAACTTCTATGCCCGGAGTGCCTGA
- the ettA gene encoding energy-dependent translational throttle protein EttA, producing MAEFIYTMTRARKAVGDKVILDDVTMSFYPGAKIGVVGPNGAGKSTILKIMAGLDQPSNGEARLTPGYSVGILLQEPPLNEAKTVLGNVEEGLGEIKQKVDRFNEIGEQMAEPDADFDALMAEMGQLQEEIDHADAWDLDAQLEQAMDALRCPPPDADVTVLSGGERRRVALCKLLLSKPDLLLLDEPTNHLDAESVQWLEQHLASYPGAVLAVTHDRYFLDNVAEWIAEVDRGHLYPYEGNYSTYLEKKRERLAVQGKKDAKLAKRLESELEWVRSNPKAKQTKSKARLARYEEMATEAEKTRKLDFDEIQIPPGPRLGSQVIEVQDLKKGFGDRVLINGLSFTLPRNGIVGVIGPNGVGKTTLFKTIVGLEEPGSGEVKVGGTVQISYVDQSRENIDPEKSLWEVVSEGNDYIQVGQVEIPSRAYVSQFGFKGPDQQKKAGVLSGGERNRLNLALTLKEGGNLLLLDEPTNDLDVETLGSLENALLKFPGCAVVISHDRWFLDRVATHILAYEGDAEDPAKWYWFEGNFDAYEENKVERLGPDAARPHRVTYRKLTRD from the coding sequence ATGGCCGAATTCATTTACACCATGACGCGCGCCCGCAAGGCGGTCGGCGACAAGGTGATCCTCGACGACGTGACGATGTCTTTCTACCCCGGCGCGAAGATCGGCGTCGTGGGCCCGAACGGCGCCGGGAAGTCGACGATCCTGAAGATCATGGCCGGGCTGGACCAGCCCTCCAACGGCGAGGCGCGGCTGACGCCCGGTTATAGCGTCGGCATCCTGCTGCAGGAGCCGCCGCTGAACGAGGCGAAGACGGTGCTGGGCAACGTCGAGGAGGGCCTGGGCGAGATCAAGCAGAAGGTCGACCGGTTCAATGAGATCGGCGAGCAGATGGCTGAGCCGGACGCCGACTTCGACGCGCTGATGGCCGAGATGGGCCAGTTGCAGGAGGAGATCGACCACGCCGACGCCTGGGACCTGGACGCCCAGCTGGAGCAGGCGATGGACGCCCTGCGCTGCCCGCCGCCGGACGCTGACGTCACCGTGCTCTCCGGTGGTGAGCGTCGCCGCGTTGCGCTGTGCAAGCTGCTGCTGTCCAAGCCCGACCTGCTGCTGCTCGACGAGCCCACCAACCACCTGGACGCCGAGTCGGTGCAATGGCTCGAGCAGCACCTCGCCAGCTATCCCGGCGCCGTTCTGGCCGTCACGCACGACCGGTACTTCCTGGACAACGTCGCCGAGTGGATCGCCGAGGTCGACCGCGGCCACCTCTACCCCTACGAGGGCAACTACTCCACCTACCTGGAGAAGAAGCGCGAGCGCCTCGCGGTCCAGGGCAAGAAGGACGCCAAGCTGGCCAAGCGCCTGGAGTCCGAGCTGGAGTGGGTTCGCTCCAATCCCAAGGCCAAGCAGACCAAGAGCAAGGCCCGCCTGGCCCGCTACGAGGAGATGGCCACCGAGGCTGAGAAGACCCGCAAGCTGGACTTTGACGAGATCCAGATCCCGCCGGGTCCGCGTCTGGGCAGCCAGGTCATCGAGGTCCAGGACCTGAAGAAGGGCTTCGGTGACCGGGTGCTCATCAACGGGCTGTCCTTCACCCTGCCGCGCAACGGCATTGTCGGCGTCATCGGCCCCAACGGCGTGGGCAAGACGACGCTGTTCAAGACCATCGTCGGTCTGGAGGAGCCGGGTTCCGGCGAGGTCAAGGTTGGCGGGACGGTCCAGATCTCCTACGTCGACCAGTCCCGGGAGAACATCGACCCGGAGAAGTCGCTGTGGGAGGTCGTCTCTGAAGGCAACGACTACATCCAGGTCGGCCAGGTCGAGATCCCCAGCCGCGCCTACGTCAGCCAGTTCGGTTTCAAGGGCCCGGACCAGCAGAAGAAGGCCGGCGTCCTTTCCGGCGGCGAGCGCAACCGGCTTAACCTGGCGCTCACGCTCAAGGAGGGGGGCAACCTGCTGCTGCTGGACGAGCCGACCAACGACCTCGATGTCGAGACTCTGGGCTCGCTGGAGAACGCACTGCTGAAGTTCCCCGGCTGCGCCGTGGTCATCAGCCACGACCGGTGGTTCCTGGACCGGGTGGCCACCCACATCCTGGCCTACGAGGGTGACGCCGAGGACCCGGCCAAGTGGTACTGGTTCGAGGGCAACTTTGACGCCTATGAGGAGAACAAGGTCGAGCGGCTGGGGCCCGACGCCGCCCGCCCGCACCGCGTGACCTACCGCAAGCTCACCCGCGACTGA
- a CDS encoding pseudouridine synthase, which yields MPPRDGLGAARVRMPPQQVGCPPGHPPDCPGRAPFATVVDFLVHLSGDEEGIWGRVRAGEIRLTDGTPVGADTPYRPGGAAYLYRDLPEEAPVPGQPTVLLRDDQTGLLIVDKPPFLATMPRGSHVAQTVLVRLRSELGLPDLAPVHRLDRLTSGVLLLTMRPEARSPYQRLVQAGGLAKTYEALAPLRGDLALPVTVRNRLVKRRGNLQATVEDGEPNAVTRVELAGTARAGGQLVGRYRLTPMTGQTHQLRVHLAGLDIPVLGDPLYPQVRPVAPGDFSTPLQLLACAVRFTDPVSGQEREVVSRRELPIRPVG from the coding sequence TTGCCGCCGCGCGACGGGCTGGGGGCGGCGCGCGTCCGGATGCCGCCCCAGCAGGTCGGGTGCCCGCCGGGCCACCCCCCGGACTGCCCGGGCCGCGCACCGTTCGCGACCGTCGTCGACTTCCTGGTGCACCTCAGCGGGGACGAGGAGGGGATATGGGGTCGGGTCCGGGCCGGTGAGATCCGGCTCACCGACGGGACCCCGGTGGGGGCCGACACGCCCTACCGGCCGGGTGGGGCCGCATACCTCTATCGTGACCTGCCCGAGGAGGCCCCGGTGCCCGGGCAGCCGACCGTGCTGCTGCGCGACGACCAGACCGGCCTTCTGATCGTTGACAAGCCGCCGTTCCTGGCCACCATGCCGCGGGGGAGCCACGTCGCCCAGACCGTGCTTGTGCGGCTGCGGAGCGAGCTGGGTCTGCCCGACCTGGCCCCGGTCCACCGGCTGGACCGGCTGACCAGCGGCGTCCTGCTGCTCACCATGCGGCCGGAGGCCCGTTCGCCCTACCAGCGCCTGGTGCAGGCCGGGGGCTTGGCCAAGACCTACGAGGCGCTGGCCCCGCTCCGTGGCGACCTGGCCCTGCCGGTCACGGTCCGCAACCGGCTGGTCAAGCGCCGGGGGAACCTGCAGGCCACAGTCGAGGACGGGGAGCCGAACGCCGTGACCCGGGTCGAGCTGGCCGGCACCGCGCGGGCCGGCGGCCAGCTGGTGGGCCGCTACCGGTTGACCCCGATGACCGGTCAGACTCACCAGTTGCGCGTCCACCTGGCCGGCCTCGATATCCCCGTCCTGGGGGATCCGCTCTACCCTCAGGTGCGCCCGGTTGCGCCGGGCGACTTCTCGACCCCGCTGCAGCTGCTGGCGTGTGCAGTGCGCTTCACCGACCCGGTCAGCGGGCAGGAGCGAGAGGTCGTCAGCCGTCGCGAACTGCCGATCAGGCCCGTGGGCTGA
- a CDS encoding cell wall-binding repeat-containing protein has translation MPKTPVSRRTRLVALAGAGAVLAPMALGLPASWATPELSVAEDGSYLVMLKDDSLASYSGGIQGIPATKATSGGKLDTTSTAAQRYNTYLEAEQEAVLADVGLSTEDKSYSYTTVFNGFAAELTAQQVTALRKHPDVAYVWEDEVRHADTVSTPDYLGMRGPGGVWENEFGGPENAGAGVVVGVIDSGIWPENPSFAPLPGAEIPADWNGVCQQGADPDPEGNISCNNKLIGARFYPAGNNTSLDFLSPRDTNGHGSHTAGTAAGNDGVDMVVHGTDMGTGAGMAPAAQISAYKALWQNSDGGASGVTAGLLGAINDAVADGVDVINYSVSGSSQYVVDSVELAFLNAANAGVFVAASAGNAGATGGPGSVAHNSPWVMTVAASTHDRDTSKHVNLGGEDIVDRIEGKDRYATAAQIALQGYDDVDTVYIATGNQFADALVGAAPAAQGMTLDTMSPMTTPDGDPAPVLLTKVDDLPGATVAALEALEPSNIVILGGPVAVSDAVEEELEAYGDVVRVSGKDRFQTAAMIAEEYGQVDHVYVATGVGNNFPDALSGSALAGAEGAPVLLVRGDNVPSAVTDALSALGDPEVTVLGGPNAVSQAVAEQLGATQRLAGKDRYGTSVAVAEQFGYSADDPAPVTYVATGADYPDALAGSALAGWQQVPVMLSKPTTLPGRVLDAMTAMDPQWVHILGGEVALSPAVEAQLEEAFNTEGLRFQGVGVGEAVGPAPLVDSEDFPAEGRTAAEARLCLPGSLDEDAIDGEIVICTRGENARVEKGETVAAAGGIGMILANATDSESLNADFHPIPTIHVNATDGAAIKAYEESDPNPTAFISATGEGDVELVYPEMAGFSSYGPAIAGGGDLLKPDITAPGVDVIAAVSPAGDPGTEFNALSGTSMSAPHVAGLAALMMGKYPSWGPMAVKSAMMTTADPTNNLGEPINYGGAPASPLHYGSGEVRPAAAYDTPLVYESDIVDWYAYACAIGQLQLVGGGQAVCDEVSGIIGGIPDPSDLNYPSIAIGQLAGSQTVTRTVTATDGGGTYTATVEAPEGMSVVVTPATITVPEGGEAEFTVTITNNGAALGEWAFGSITWTGEGSDVRSPLAVNPVAVAAPTDLVVTGTEGSTTFEVVPGSTGTMTSVVHGLTPANTQEVEVESDGPGGGGSIADLVVPVTIAEGAAAFRVEVWEDEWSPAGLDLDLYLADSTGQVVAQSAAGGSDEAITLVNPTPGDYQIAIDYWDGAAGAVATGPLHTYAPVGDQDNLDVTPSPVAVVSGVPVELTAAWSGLEAGIRYLGVIGYDFGDGEAGHTVVTVTP, from the coding sequence GTGCCGAAGACACCTGTGAGCCGGAGGACGCGCCTCGTCGCGTTGGCCGGCGCAGGCGCCGTCCTCGCCCCGATGGCTCTCGGATTGCCCGCATCATGGGCAACCCCGGAGCTCTCGGTAGCCGAGGACGGCTCCTACCTCGTCATGCTCAAGGACGACTCCCTCGCCAGCTACTCCGGCGGGATCCAGGGCATTCCCGCCACGAAGGCCACCAGCGGCGGCAAGCTCGACACCACCAGCACCGCCGCGCAGCGCTACAACACCTACCTTGAGGCTGAGCAGGAGGCGGTCCTCGCGGACGTCGGCCTGAGCACCGAGGACAAGAGCTACTCCTACACCACGGTCTTCAACGGCTTCGCGGCCGAGCTGACCGCCCAGCAGGTCACCGCCCTGCGCAAGCACCCGGACGTGGCCTACGTCTGGGAGGACGAGGTCCGTCACGCCGACACCGTCTCCACCCCTGACTACCTGGGGATGCGCGGACCGGGCGGCGTCTGGGAGAACGAGTTCGGAGGTCCCGAGAACGCTGGCGCCGGAGTCGTCGTCGGGGTGATCGACTCGGGCATCTGGCCGGAGAACCCCAGTTTCGCTCCGCTGCCCGGCGCGGAGATCCCCGCAGACTGGAACGGCGTGTGCCAGCAGGGTGCGGACCCCGATCCCGAGGGCAACATCAGCTGCAACAACAAGCTGATCGGCGCCCGCTTCTACCCCGCGGGCAACAACACCTCGCTCGACTTCCTCTCCCCCAGGGACACCAACGGCCATGGTAGCCACACCGCCGGCACCGCCGCCGGTAACGACGGCGTGGACATGGTCGTGCACGGCACCGACATGGGCACCGGTGCCGGTATGGCACCCGCCGCCCAGATCTCGGCCTACAAGGCGCTGTGGCAGAACTCGGATGGTGGAGCCAGCGGCGTGACCGCCGGCCTGCTCGGTGCCATCAATGACGCCGTTGCGGACGGCGTCGATGTGATCAACTACTCGGTCTCCGGGTCCTCGCAGTACGTCGTGGACAGCGTCGAGCTGGCCTTCCTCAACGCCGCCAACGCCGGCGTCTTCGTCGCCGCCTCGGCCGGCAATGCCGGGGCGACCGGCGGCCCTGGCTCAGTCGCCCACAACTCCCCGTGGGTGATGACCGTCGCAGCCTCCACCCACGACCGGGACACCAGCAAGCACGTCAACCTCGGCGGCGAGGACATCGTCGACCGCATCGAGGGCAAGGACCGCTACGCCACCGCCGCGCAGATCGCGCTGCAGGGTTATGACGACGTCGACACCGTCTACATCGCGACCGGCAACCAGTTCGCCGACGCGCTGGTCGGTGCCGCTCCGGCCGCCCAGGGTATGACGCTGGACACGATGAGCCCGATGACCACCCCCGACGGCGACCCCGCCCCGGTGCTGCTCACCAAGGTCGATGACCTGCCGGGCGCGACCGTGGCTGCGCTGGAGGCGCTGGAGCCCTCGAACATCGTCATCCTCGGTGGCCCCGTCGCGGTCTCTGATGCGGTCGAAGAGGAGCTCGAGGCCTACGGCGATGTCGTGCGCGTCAGCGGCAAGGACCGCTTCCAGACGGCGGCCATGATCGCCGAGGAGTACGGCCAGGTCGACCACGTCTACGTCGCCACCGGCGTGGGCAACAACTTCCCCGACGCCCTCTCCGGCTCCGCCCTGGCGGGCGCCGAGGGCGCCCCGGTGCTGCTCGTGCGCGGGGACAACGTCCCCAGCGCGGTGACCGATGCGCTCTCCGCGCTGGGTGACCCCGAGGTCACCGTCCTGGGTGGCCCCAACGCCGTCAGCCAGGCCGTCGCCGAGCAGCTCGGCGCCACACAGCGCCTGGCCGGCAAGGACCGCTACGGCACCTCCGTGGCCGTCGCGGAGCAGTTCGGCTACTCCGCGGATGACCCGGCCCCGGTGACCTACGTCGCGACCGGCGCGGACTACCCGGACGCGCTGGCCGGCTCCGCCCTGGCCGGCTGGCAGCAGGTGCCGGTCATGCTGAGCAAGCCGACCACGCTGCCCGGCCGCGTCCTGGACGCCATGACAGCGATGGACCCGCAGTGGGTCCACATCCTTGGTGGCGAGGTGGCGCTCAGCCCGGCCGTGGAGGCTCAGCTGGAGGAGGCCTTCAACACCGAGGGTCTGCGTTTCCAGGGTGTTGGTGTCGGCGAGGCCGTCGGTCCCGCCCCGCTGGTCGACTCCGAGGATTTCCCGGCCGAGGGTCGCACCGCGGCCGAGGCCCGGCTGTGCTTGCCCGGATCGCTGGACGAGGACGCCATCGACGGGGAGATCGTCATCTGCACCCGTGGTGAGAACGCCCGGGTGGAGAAGGGCGAGACTGTCGCCGCCGCCGGCGGCATCGGGATGATCCTGGCCAACGCCACCGACTCCGAGTCGCTGAACGCCGACTTCCACCCGATCCCCACCATCCACGTCAACGCCACCGATGGCGCGGCGATCAAGGCCTACGAGGAGTCCGACCCCAACCCCACGGCGTTCATCTCCGCCACCGGTGAGGGCGACGTCGAGCTGGTCTACCCCGAGATGGCTGGCTTCAGCTCCTATGGCCCGGCGATCGCCGGCGGCGGTGACCTGCTCAAGCCGGACATCACCGCTCCAGGCGTCGACGTCATCGCTGCGGTCTCCCCGGCCGGTGACCCGGGCACCGAGTTCAACGCCCTCTCCGGCACCTCGATGTCGGCTCCGCACGTGGCCGGCCTGGCCGCGTTGATGATGGGCAAGTACCCGTCCTGGGGCCCGATGGCTGTCAAGTCGGCGATGATGACCACCGCCGACCCGACCAACAACCTCGGTGAGCCGATCAACTACGGCGGGGCCCCCGCCAGCCCGCTGCACTACGGCTCCGGCGAGGTGCGTCCGGCCGCGGCGTACGACACGCCGCTGGTCTACGAGTCCGACATCGTCGACTGGTACGCCTACGCGTGCGCTATCGGTCAGCTGCAGCTCGTCGGTGGCGGGCAGGCGGTCTGCGATGAGGTGAGCGGGATCATCGGCGGGATCCCCGACCCGAGCGACCTGAACTACCCGAGCATCGCGATCGGTCAGCTCGCCGGCTCCCAGACGGTCACCCGCACGGTCACCGCGACCGACGGCGGCGGCACCTACACCGCCACCGTGGAGGCGCCCGAGGGGATGTCCGTCGTCGTCACGCCGGCCACCATCACGGTGCCCGAGGGTGGGGAGGCCGAGTTCACGGTCACCATCACCAACAACGGCGCCGCGCTCGGCGAGTGGGCCTTCGGGTCCATCACCTGGACCGGTGAGGGGTCCGACGTCCGCAGCCCGCTCGCGGTCAACCCGGTCGCCGTCGCCGCACCCACCGACCTGGTGGTCACCGGCACCGAGGGCAGCACGACCTTCGAGGTGGTGCCTGGCTCGACCGGCACCATGACCTCGGTGGTCCACGGACTGACCCCGGCGAACACCCAAGAGGTGGAGGTCGAGTCTGACGGCCCGGGCGGCGGTGGCAGCATCGCCGACCTGGTCGTCCCGGTCACCATTGCCGAGGGCGCGGCGGCGTTCCGGGTCGAGGTCTGGGAGGACGAGTGGAGCCCCGCGGGGCTCGACCTCGACCTCTACCTGGCCGACTCGACCGGGCAGGTCGTCGCGCAGAGCGCGGCCGGCGGCTCGGACGAGGCGATCACCCTGGTCAACCCGACCCCGGGCGACTACCAGATCGCGATCGACTACTGGGACGGCGCCGCCGGCGCCGTCGCGACCGGTCCGCTACACACCTACGCGCCGGTGGGCGACCAGGACAACCTGGACGTCACCCCGTCGCCGGTGGCCGTGGTGTCCGGCGTGCCGGTCGAGCTGACCGCCGCCTGGTCCGGTCTGGAGGCCGGCATCCGCTACCTGGGTGTCATCGGTTATGACTTCGGCGACGGTGAGGCTGGCCACACCGTGGTCACGGTCACGCCGTAA